In Palaemon carinicauda isolate YSFRI2023 chromosome 1, ASM3689809v2, whole genome shotgun sequence, the genomic stretch ATTTCCTAAaaggaaaatcttaaaaaaaatctcGAAGTAGGATGAGTGTTCCCTTATACCAATGCTCAATTACAACTCTATTTTGACAGGCAAACTGCTCAATTGCAACTACTCCATTGCCGTCAAACATGTTCAGATGTAGCTCTGGAATCACCATCCCAAAGAGATGGGTTTGTGATGGAGAGATCGACTGCACTGACGGATCAGATGAAGAGGTAATTAAACAttaatttcatttactttttaaaggccgctcatgaatgagtgacaagggacagtgacaataccctagatagcagacaatgccctagagtctctCTAGTGGATACTGACCACATATAATTTTGATCAGCTTGCGtgacccctctccacccagctaggactcgggagggccaggcaataactgctgatgactcagtaggtagacctataggctcactacgagaaactatcaagcttgagcgcgACTCAAACCGCAGTCCAACAAagcgctagacagggacgtttccaataggccatcctTTTTTATTCTAAGTCTTATTTCTTTCAAAGGGTATAACAAAACACGGTTCTAATTACATATTCCAATTCCACAGGAATGCGACGCCGATTCCCTTCAGGCGAAAAACGCCACAGCATCCCCAAGGCCCAATATCTGCCGAGACAACGAATTCCGCTGTGGTTCCTACTGCATCATGATGTCATGGGTCTGTGATGGGACTAAAGACTGCATGAACGGAGAGGACGAGGAGAACTGCGAGACGTGTCCGGCGAACAAGTTCCAGTGCGCGGATAAGAAACTGTGCATTCCAATGTTTCAGAGGTGTAACATGCACAAGAACTGCCACGACGGATCAGATGAATTGGACTGTCGTAAGTACCTTTTTACGTTTGTCACTAGTAGGAATGCCTTTGCAATACCATAACCCGTTATCCATTTACAATATTATATTAACTATACACTTACCTTATTGCAATACTAAATTTGTTCGAGTACAATTATGATGGTACAAACACTAGCATGCTCTCCTAATATATCGCAGTAATGTATAAAGGCATCATCAATATAACTCTTTATCTAATTCAGTTATTTTACAATTTACTTTGGTAGAAACTACTGTTTCACCGTTGACTTAAATAACCTGTTTAAATTTTCAGCAACTCTTCCGCCGATTCCCGAGGGTCTGACATGTAACCTGACAACCCACTACAAGTGCAAATCGGGAAAATGTATAAATCAGACATTATTGTGCGATGGGAAGAACAACTGTGGTGGATGGGATGTAAGTATACTATCGAGAAGCGATAAAAGCTTCGTGACCGTATAAGATTGAAGATAGTTTGTGAATGTATCGAGTCCTTCCCCACCCCATTCCAAATGGTTCCTCTTTGCAAAGTCTTCGAAATAGATATCAAGATTGGAACCCTTTACTGAACAACTGTTTTGTATGGTATATCCTTTATGTGAGGCTGAGTTATTCAGCGAAAACTGAAAACAACAAAGGAGAATAACAGATATTCAATACATTTCCTGTAGTAAAAATCCTTTTCCCCCTTCTTCAGGATGAGAGCCCGGAAGTGTGTGGGGCAAACGAATGTGAGAGAAACAACGGAGGCTGCACGCAAAAATGTGTCAACACCAGAGAAGGTCACTACTGTCAGTGTGACAGTGGCTTCAGACTTGTTGGGAAATACACATGCGAAGGTTTGTTTACTTGCTGTTGTCTAAATGCCAAGCTAATCTTATGATGCATTCACATATACttggaggagaaaaaaaaacttcatcactTACGAGTCAATCCAATTCAAAATAGGCCTTAGAGGTTTATCCAATAGACACAACAAGAATATTTCCAAAATCCCAAAATAAGTCTAAGGTATCTGAATTATTTATATGCATTAGTTACAAAAGTCTGATTATTTTTTGGCAATTCTTAAACAGAGTTCTACAATCTATCCATCGTAAATGCCTCAGAACATAATAAGCAAAAGATACGTTCACAATATCTTTCCGTTAATACATCTGTAATAATAATTCCAGATATCAATGAATGCGAGGAAATCCCTGGCACGTGTTCACAGAAATGCGTGAACACCATCGGAGGCTATCACTGCACGTGCCTGCCAGGCTACAAGAGGGACCCTGGAAACTACACAAGATGCAAGGCAGCTTCTGGAGAGGCCTACCTATTCTTCTCTCACAGGTATGAATAATCTGGTAATATTGCGCTATGAGAAGTCATGATTCCATTCCATCCATTTTGAAACCATCATCCTCCTTAGAAAATAATTGCCAACAATTTATCAAAATCAATAAACATTAGTCATAGTTGTTAATTGATAGAAATATGTCACGTTTCCTTATAATTGCAGTTCAATTCAGAACATTATCTTTAGCTAGAAAAATAACTAGACGTATATTCAATGATAGAAAATTCTGCAAGAGGTAACTCTTGGCATTGTTATCACttttcttttgtcattttttaaatttttaaagaagAAATTTCGTGCATgaactttcaaaatttaaatattgcCTGCGACATCAATAATACTGGATATTTCATTTAGTTTGTGAAGGAAATAGATTACTCCTTTTACAGGCAATTGCAGCAAAACATTACTTTGCCACACTTTCTTTCAGATATGATATTCGCAGCCTCAGGCTACGAGACAGAGATATGACATCCATTATAACCGATGCCCAGGGAGCCACCGCATTAGACTACATGTACAGTAGTCATGAGATCGTTTGGTCTaacaacaaggaaaatgaaatcgTAAGGTGAGTACTGTTGCTTCACTGAAGAATCAAGTTCTTCAATGGCAAGGAGTGAAGTTTTCAATCAAAATTAGAATTTAGCTGTAAACGACACAAAAAGCCCTCCAGTTCAGAACACACAGGCACAAGAATCTATTGCATTTTCTTTTCCAATACAGAGCCAACCTGACAACACCAGAAGTTCGTGAGACTCTCGTGAAAGGAGACCGTGTATCAGCAGATGGACTTGCAGTCGATTGGATTCATAACCACATTTACTACACTGACACAGGGAACTTCAAAATTCAGATGTTGTCTTGGGATGCCAAATGGTCAAAAACTGTCGTTAATGAAAAACTTGGTCAACCAAGAGCCATTGTCGTCAGCCCCTTCGATGGGTAAGAATAAGTAGCTGCTGTTTTGCTTTATCATAAATGGCAAATCTTTGAAACTGCAAAAATTATTCATAATGTTTTCCACattaatattttcagaaatatGAAAGTACTGGAAAAAGGCTGTAAGTGAAGTTTTTTGATAGAACATTGGATACTTAATTTTAATTCATAAAtatttacctaatttttttcagATATATCTTTTGGACTGACTGGGGGAGTGAACCTAAGATTGAGCGTGCTGGACTGGATGGAGCTGAGCGTTCACCTATTATCAAAGAGCCTCACGTTTTCTGGCCAAATGGAATAACAATTGACCATTCCAACAATCACATCTACTGGTGTGATGGGAAACTCAACACAATCAGCAGAGCTAGTCTCAATGGATCTCATGTTGAGGTATGAATATATGCAATGAAATGACAAGCTACAATACTTTTTAAGGGTTTACACCAGCGATTATGATCAAATACCTTACATCCCAAATTAAACATTAGGTTAATAAAACTGTTCCAGAAAATTTTCCATGCTACAGCTTATACTCTATGAGAAGTTATATCTATACACTATACTGGAAGGCTAGATTATGGTAATAATGAAGAAGTAATGCTTTATCATAAATAATCTATTATATCTTTTCGTTAATCAAACAGGTTATCCTCTTTTCGCCAAGTTTCCTGCGACTTCCCTACTCAATTACTGTGTTTGAAGATAGACTGTACTGGACTGACTGGTCTCAGCTAGCGCTCTACAGTGCTGACAAGTTCAATGGGGACGACATCAGAAATATTTCTGCTGGACATATGGTAATTATTCTCTTGAATCATACGAGTACAAAACATTGATTCTACCAGTAGACTTTATATTGTGCTATAAAATGCATTCACACCTGAAAAATGCCAGATTCCGATCTGAGAAATGAGCACAAGCCAAATTCTTATCCAGGTATCAGCTATCAAAATACCCTTTTATTCTTGGCAGCTTGAGTCACCAAAAGTGGTCCACGTTTTCCATGAATATCGACAACCTACCGGAGAAAACGTTTGTGAAGACCATATGTGTAGTCACTTCTGCATTAGAACCATTGCTGGGGCTGCACTTTGCTCTTGTCCAGATGGCTTAATTTTGTCTTCAAGGAATACTCTTATATGTATCGAACTTGGTAAGACTTGTATATCTTTACGTGTCTATCAGAAATGGATAAAATAAAAATCTCGACACCGATTTTCAATTCTTTTAGTGGCAAGTTTTGAAATTATGCTGAAGTAGAACACCatcttttttaaaataataaaaattaatgaaatttttatttttacaggtTCAGAAGAGACTATTCCTGTGGATGTAATTCCAAACGAAATCACTGAAGAAACCGAAGTGACAACAATTCCACCacgaaaagaaattaaagaagaaaatagCAATGGAATCTATATCCCTACCAGAGCTGAGGAACACAAAGCTCCTTCAAATGAGGAGCCCCATGCTGGAATGATCCTTGGTGTTGCTCTAGGAGCAACAGTGGTGATGGCCGTGGCGGTTCTGGTAAGTCCAATGTGTTCATGAGATTTACTCTTAAGAAgctttgaataaatatttcttttttaggcATAAACTGAACAAATAAACAACAACAGAACACTTATAAGATCTATATCATGCTTCCACAGGGTTTCGTTGCTTGGTGGAAATCCCGGCAAGGAGTCATTAAACGCTTCCGTTTTCATAACCCAGTCTACAAGAAGACTACAGATGAAGAAATGGATGGTGGTGGATTTGTTATTGGGCAAGATCATTTAATATACAACCCAAGTAATTTCCACTACAATGAAGAGCCAGAAGCATGCATGAGAGATGATGTAAGTACTTGGCAATGTTCTTGAATGCCTTACTAGTTAGGGCTAAATTGCCAGAAGGGCTAAATTGCCAGAAGGGCTAAATTGCCCGAAGGGCTTAATTCCATCTTTTAAATAGATTGTGGGCATTAACCTATATAGTAGCAATTGAATGGCCTACTGAATCGAGTTACATTCCAATAGCTGTCATTCTATCCTAattgcttttttttcctttttttccaggaCAATGCACCAATTATACCCAAGAAAGGAAACGTAGAAGATTAAGCCGAATGTGTTCCTTCGACAGCATCAAATGACAACAAGGCTGGGCCTTGCAATAATATACTGTAACATTCTGTGCATTTATGCAATTCAGTGTTTTGACATCAATGATAAATTTAAAGTTCTCGTCTGAATCAAATTAGATCATAAGTTAATTTATtgggaaagaggaaaaataatgaaaattatttcgcACTTTGAGCATGACAGTTAAAAATCGCGGCATTTTCAGACAGGAATGCTACGAATTCACGGTTATTGTTGAACAAAACCGTACTCATCAAATTTCAAATCCTTTTCATAGTAACCCATCATTTTTACATCAACAAACTCATCTAGGGAATCGAATAATCAGGTGATGCCCTTTTCAACCCGCAACATTGTATCTGTAAGCAATTTTATAGTCGTATATTGTGCTACTTTCTGTCTGTGATATCTGTATAGTGTAAATAGTGTTCACACCATTAGAGAAATTAAAACGGGTTTGACCCTATGTAGTCAGGCGAAAGCTTGCTAAGTTGTGAAGTTTTTTGGGTATTCAGAACTTCAGCAATTCATTCTTCATTCTGTCGTTTAATCCATAGCCAATCCATTACATCATCACTTCTTCACTTGTACATTCCATTTTATATAAGCTATATTACTCATGCGTGCTATATTTGTTAAGTAGTTATTAAGGTTATGGCACAACTAAAAGACACGTTGCTCTACATTCTATAACAAATATTCTGGTATATAGACACTTATTTTAACGATTATTTACAATATTAACCTCAAAACGTGTTAGTGTGAACTTTGTGTATGTTTAAATTTTCTTTGAGATTTTACATGGGACTGTAATGAGTTTTAATTCATGTCAGTAACTTAGACTGACTTAAAAACGTCTAAATTATGATTCTGGAGTGCTAGTGAACAGACCATTGACTAGATACCAAACACTAATGTTTGCACAGCATAGTTTTTTAGTAAACACTTCAAATTTCTGACATAAGCATGGTTAGCTGTTTCTTCATTGTAGCAATTGATAACCAAGACATTAATGACTGAACATATTACTCCTATCAATGTATCCAGTGTCAGTACGATTCCAAAAGTCCAATCAGCCCATAAAGACTCATGACTGAACAACACATCCTTAGTTATATATTTGATCGTGATTCTAGGACTTAGGCACACCATGAATCTATACGCTGCAGCTATTACATATCATAAGAATACCATAAGAATAAGACATCATCCCATCGTTAACTCAAGAGAGAAGAAAGCTCATAATTTTAGATTCTTTTTTAAAGCTGTGCCAGTAATGCTTATATTTAGTCATGTATTTTATACGGTATTTATTTTTCgtgctatatatttttgtaaaaagacatttatgtgtatgtgaatgtattTAAAGTGCTTTTTTGTCTTATAAAGACGCCCTAAAGTTCCTAGtcccaacacattttttttttaattgcgagTTCTGGGACAAAAAAAGGATCATCAAGGAGAGAGAAGTGTTCGGTAAATTAAGACCAACAGAATTTCTTATTCTTTGAAAACTGAAacgttttgaaattatttttgataaatgctACTTCAgacattataattttcaaaatcatttgtaaaaatataaaaggaaCCCTTCTCTCTTTCGAAACCATATCTCAAAAACATGTTATTCAGTGCTCAAGCATTTCAGGTTTGAGGCTCTTAGCCTgtctataaattttatatacatttatatatatacattatgtactaTCTATATTTTGTGTACTGTCGAATGGCAACACTTGTCCTTTGTAAAAGGAAAAATGACATGTAAATAAagcgtagaaaaaaaatatattgcacttTTTCACTCACCATTCTTGAATTTGGAAAATGAAAGGATTTCAGAAATggaaattttgttgaaaaaaaaaaaaactaaatacagaCCCTAAATCAGTAAAATCCACTGATGGAAAGACAACAGtaaaagtttttttcatttctttcttttttggaaTCTTCAATGAATAAACAAGGTTCAGATTAGGATTCAATATTACTAAAAAGTAAAATTTGACGAAATAATACAGTACAGCGGAAGACTCCATCTTGGTTTAAAAAACAAGTTTGAAAGATGTAGAGTTTAACTAAATGAGccaaaattttaacaaaaacaatattCACGGACAAATACAATCGTACTTTGgccaacataagtatatatgaataatgcCTGTAATGCCTGTGCAAATATGAGAATTCATTTTACACAAATcttgataaaagtaaaataaattcgGTTATTGCTAGTTACAGATGACTAGTTATAGTTATACGAAaattcacactattattattattattacttgctaggctacaaccctagttggaaaagcagaatgctataagcccaggggctccaacagggaaaataacccagtgaggaaaggaaacaaggaaaaataaaataccttacgaacagtaactacattgaaaaaagaacttcttaaagaaaaaataaaaaatttaacaaaacaagaggaagagaaataagatggaataggttgtccaagtgtaccctcaagtaagacatctctaactcaagacagtggaagaccatggtacagaggttatggcactaccaaagactggagaacaatggtatgatttaggagtgtccttctcctaaagagatgcttaccataactaaagtctcttctatccttaccaagagaaagtagccactgaacaattacagtgcagtagttaacccctagggcgaagaagaattgcttcataatcacagtgttgtcatgtgtataaggacagaggataatctgtaaagaataggccagactattcggtgtatgtgtaggcaagaggaaagtgaaccgtaaccagaaagaaggatccaatatagtactgtctgggcaatcaaaggatcccataactctctagtggtagtatctcaacgggcggttggtgccccggctaacctactacctactaatcaAATATTACTCCATTGCAGTAGAGTTTTACTATAATACAAACTTCAATGAAGAAGAAAATATCAGAGGAATCTTCTATCCCTACAAAACCTATTTAACAAAGTCCAATCTTCACCACGTAAAACATTACTTTAATGACTCAAGTACATGTGTACTTAATGCTACAGAAATTTCCATAGATAAGCGGAGTATATACGATCGTTAGTTACAGTTAACAAACAAGGCTCATACAAAGAAACACATAGGCTGAATAATCGCTATATAATACGATCATAAAATCATATGATAAAAGAACTGCCGATGAGATAACTTCAAAAGAGGCAGTTGAAAATTAGGACAAGGTTAACgatattatttctaaataaaaaaaaattctattcatatttaaccatcattttgtGAAGAAGTAATTCAAGTTATCGTCATTTGTGAAGAAATAATTTAAGTAACCATCATTTCTGAAGAAGCAATTTGTTTAATAGTTATTTGTGAAGAATTATCTTAAGAAATCTTCATTTGTAAAGAAGTAATTTACTCAAATGTAATTTGGACAGAAATCCGCAATTTTACAGAATGATTACACGTAATGTTAATTCAATTTTcgttataacattctctctctctctctctctctctctctctctctctctctctctctctctctctctctctctctctctctctctctagtgcttgTCGCAGTTTCCATTAATTTTCTTACTTTCCAGTTTCCTCCTCTCAATACATATTCCAGTATAGCAACTGCTTTTGAAGTTACAATAAGACAAAAACAATGACGACTGACCTCAATCCCTCATTATGGACCATATTTCAGACAAGGCACAAAGCAGTGACAAAAAAACTAGTTTCAATAAACGATGAGAAAGGCTTAATCAAATGTCTAAAAGTCTACGGTTCTTGGGCGAAGTGTTTTAAAAGTATAAAAGCAGGTTGGTtcccaaggtttaaaggccgctcatgagtggcagagacaagggacagtgacaatgccctagagactgaccgaatATTCATGTAATCATAAGTTCCCTCtctaccgaagctaggaccagggagcactaggcaatggctgctggtgactcagcaggtatacctataggattccccaaacccatcatccttagcttacaaggatactGAAGTTGAATAGTACAAAACACTTACGCGTTTGAGCGTGATTCGAACTCCAGTCAGGTAGATcctcaggcaaggacgtttccaatattcCACCACATGGTATAAGAAAAACAGATCAACTGGAAGAGGTTGCCATAattaatgacggctaaatatctaaatgGATATGGACACACACGCACCCCATctaaccagagtatgactacttcctctcctaccTGAGGATCAGGGAGAGACCGAGtcattatacgtctggcaatgtcgctgagcgtaacaggaaaaaaatatctatttagattaAGGTATACCTCGACGTAGGTTTACACAACGGATAATTTCATAATGTTCTCTATACTGAGAatcaaaatataaaaggaaaacgcaataatgtgaaaagaatagtcataaacaagtaaataaaatataagacGCAAGGAACATCCCTTGTAATGTACCAGAAATCTCTTAAAGCAAGTAAACACTTTATAAGGTAATGTAACAATATGCTTAATATATGCTTAATAATATTACTCACAATACTTAATAAAATGTACTTAAGTCGAAAATCacgtaaatttgaaaaaaaaaatactttgaagcaCACagtaatggaaaaaaggaaaatctagTCGAATTACTACAACAAAATCAAAGAGGGAAAACAATAGGAAATATTAAAAAGAAGAACCGGCAAATttgtggaatataaaaaaaaaaaatccaacaaatgGAAACAAAAATAATTTGTCTCAAAGAAAGATGCCCAGAGGAAGAGTGATTTCACAAAATACCTTTCtatttgaagtgataaataaacCAAAAAACTTAAAAATCAACAATGTTAATAAATTTATCCATCCATAAAGGTataaatatattaatcataaaCACTCGCATAACTTCATGTGGCTGGCAACGTTCTTGGCATAAGCCAATCCAAACTTATtcaatattatgtatatactggtatgggtatgtacacatacatatatacatatatatatatatatatatatatatatatatatatatatatatatatatatatatatacacacacatgtatatatatacatatatatatatacacatatatatgtatgtatatatatatatatatatatatacatacatatatatacatatacatatatatatatatatatatatatatatatatatatatatatatatatatatatatatacatacatatatatacatatacatatatatatatatatatatatatatatatatatatacatatatatatgtatgtatatatatatgtgtatatatatatatatatatatatatatatatatgtatatatatatatatgtatatatgtgtatatatatatatatatatatatatatatatatatatatatatatatattagtgatggaacaaataCTCTCTATCGGAATCGAGAATCGAAAATATCAGAACTTTTTCTGATATCGGAATCGGAAAATATTATTCGAATTTCCGATTAAGAAAAAGATTCTTAGGAATTAGTATGTTTGCAACTTAAATTCTTATTACAGgtaatgataaaaagtaaatatttcgttTGATAACTTTAAAGTATCAACATTATCTATAGATCTTAATATCTAAAGTATCATTATTTCTAAAGAAGAAGTTGAGAACATCTACAGAAGAAAGAAATTGCAACGCTAAATGGTCGTGTGAAgaatgaaaaagaataattttttgtttttataatttcttagAGACTAAACCTTTGGAATTTTAACATGATGCACGAATATTAGTTTACAGGAAATATCACATGtaaaaatatcaatacaacatttaCTGCTTTCTTCCCCCCCAAAAAGGCAAGACAAAAATGGAGCTAACGCCTGATAAAGGATGTGATAATGCAAGTAGCGAGACCGGGAACAAACGAATtctaatagaagatgaaatatccaaatatatttcttcgaagaataaataaataaataaaaaaaaaaaaaaaaaaaaaaaatcctttgctgTGGTggagattaaataaaaattaattctccaTCATGGCACTTTTTGCCGGGAAGTATTTGTCTGCAAACCGCGTTCCCTCTACTGTTGAAAGAGACTGATTGACCAGTGTTCTAACTTTACAATCTAAGAACATTAGGACTTGAATATGAATAAATGCCTTCAAAgaatttatttgaatgttttctTTTCTCAACGTTTactcttttcatttcattttattttataaaaactatttttaGCTATATCAAAACCATTATGTTTTTTCTGAATGTATAACTGATAAAAGTACCTTGACCGAAAAGTATTAGTTTCTTTAACCAGCTTCAGGGTCTGATAATAATCACCAGTTCATTGCATGTACAGTAGCAGAatcgggactcgtatcggaatcGGAATTTTAATGAGGTATCGGGAATCGTATCGGAATTGTTATAATATATGGTATCGTCCCaccactaatatatacatacatatatatatatatatatatatatatatatatatatatatatatatatatatatatatatatatatatatatatatatatatagatatatatatatatatatatatatatatatatatatacatatatatatacatgtatatatatatatatatatatatatatatgtgtgtgtgtgtgtgtgtgtgtgtgtgtgtgtgtgtgtgtgtgtgtgtgtgtgtgtgtgtgtgtgtgtacatcagcAGCACACTCACGAACGCTGTATATTAAAGAACTGTTCACAGCAAAGTTAAGAACTAACTTAGGAACTTAGCTGACGT encodes the following:
- the LOC137657051 gene encoding low-density lipoprotein receptor-like isoform X1, whose translation is MTEKRKMKAVLVIFSALVTVANSGFVCRDTEWKCDRNKCIPRKWMCDGDPDCSDGSDEFTGNCVNADKTALQRECRTTEFKCGNGNCIPNLWKCDGTDDCRDNSDEEECSKACSATEFKCETSKQCISARWRCDGTKDCRDGSDEANCSIATTPLPSNMFRCSSGITIPKRWVCDGEIDCTDGSDEEECDADSLQAKNATASPRPNICRDNEFRCGSYCIMMSWVCDGTKDCMNGEDEENCETCPANKFQCADKKLCIPMFQRCNMHKNCHDGSDELDCPTLPPIPEGLTCNLTTHYKCKSGKCINQTLLCDGKNNCGGWDDESPEVCGANECERNNGGCTQKCVNTREGHYCQCDSGFRLVGKYTCEDINECEEIPGTCSQKCVNTIGGYHCTCLPGYKRDPGNYTRCKAASGEAYLFFSHRYDIRSLRLRDRDMTSIITDAQGATALDYMYSSHEIVWSNNKENEIVRANLTTPEVRETLVKGDRVSADGLAVDWIHNHIYYTDTGNFKIQMLSWDAKWSKTVVNEKLGQPRAIVVSPFDGYIFWTDWGSEPKIERAGLDGAERSPIIKEPHVFWPNGITIDHSNNHIYWCDGKLNTISRASLNGSHVEVILFSPSFLRLPYSITVFEDRLYWTDWSQLALYSADKFNGDDIRNISAGHMLESPKVVHVFHEYRQPTGENVCEDHMCSHFCIRTIAGAALCSCPDGLILSSRNTLICIELGSEETIPVDVIPNEITEETEVTTIPPRKEIKEENSNGIYIPTRAEEHKAPSNEEPHAGMILGVALGATVVMAVAVLGFVAWWKSRQGVIKRFRFHNPVYKKTTDEEMDGGGFVIGQDHLIYNPSNFHYNEEPEACMRDDDNAPIIPKKGNVED